The following is a genomic window from Amycolatopsis acidiphila.
GCAGCACCACGGTGCCCCGGAACGGCAGCCGCGCGAGCGGGAGCTGCGCCGTGCCTGTGCGCGGCCCCCAGGTAGCGAGGTAGGCGACGGGAATCGAGCCGAGCACGGTACCGAGGAGCATCGCGACCAGGCCGGTGCCGAAGCCGAGACCGAGCCCGGCGCCGAGGGTGCCCGAGAAGACGGCCGTCATGGTCAGGTTCGGCGCGAAGAACACGGTGAGCAGCCGGATCGGCCTGCCGAACCGGTTGCCTTCCGGCACCGGGGTGATCCCGTGTGACTCGAGTGCGAGATCGCCCGCCCGGGTGGGCATCCGGCCGCCGAACACGTCCGCGGTCAACGCTGTCCTGTCCATGGCCATCACCGTCTCACAGGACTTCCCCGCGATCGCCGCGACGAGGGATGAATGTGGACACACCTCCTGTCCGTTGTCACTCGGCGGGCCGGCCCGTTTCGTCTGGTAGTTGTTGATGGGTGAGCCTGCGGCCGAGCACTTCCCACTGGGGCGCTTTCTCCGCTGCCGTGGACGCCGATGGCCGGGTCCGGGTCGCTCCGCACCCGGAAGACCCGTCGCCGTCACCCCTGCTCGGCAACCTGGCCGACACCCTGCGCCACCCGACCCGGGTCGCGGCCCCGGCGATCCGTCGCGGCTGGCTCGAACGCGGCCCCGGCCCCGATCCCGCTCGCGGGCACGAGGAGTTCGTCGAGGTCGGCTGGGACGAAGCGCTGGACCTGCTCGCCGGCGAGTTCCGTCGCGTCCGCGACGAACACGGCAACCAGGCGATCTTCGGGGGTTCCTACGGCTGGGCCAGCGCGGGGCGGTTCCACCACGCCCAGAGCCAGCTGCACCGGTTCCTCAACGCCTTCGGCGGCTTCACCTCCGCTCGCAACACCTACAGCAACGGCACGAGCACCGTGGTGCTCCCGCACATCGTCGGCGGGTCCACCGAGGTGCTCCGGAACGGTTCGAGCTGGCCGACGATCGTCGAGAACACCGACCTGCTCGTCGCCTTCGGCGGGGTGCCGGAGAAGAACGTGTTCGTCACGCCGGGGGGAGTCACCCGCCACCACACCCCTGGCTTCCTGGCGCAGCTCGGCGAGCGCGGCGTGGAAGTCGCCCTGATCAGTCCGCTCCGCGCTGATGTCCCCGCAACAGTGAAGCCGCGCTGGTACCCGATCCGGCCCGCCACCGACACCGCGTTGATGCTCGCGCTCGCGCACACCCTTGCGACGGAGGGCCTGCACGACCGGGAGTTCCTGGACCGCTACTGCGCCGGCTACGACGAGTTCGAGCGCTACCTGCTCGGGGTGGACGACGGCGTGCCGAAGGACGCGGAGTGGGCCGCCGCGATCACCGAGCTGCCCGCGGCTGACATCGTCGCGCTGGCGCGCCGGATGGCCGCCGCACGCACCTTCGTCACCGTCACCTGGTCCCTGCAACGCATCGAACACGGCGAACAGCCGGTGTGGGCCGGGATCGCGCTGGCCGCGATGCTCGGCCAGATCGGCCTTCCCGGCGGCGGGTTCGGGCACGGCTACGGCTCCATGGGAGACAGCGGCGACATCGGCCCGGACTTCCGGGTGCCCTACCTTTCGCAAGGCGTCAACCCGGTCGAGGAGTTCATCCCGGTCGCCCGGATCGCCGACATGCTGCTCAACCCCGGGACCCGGTACGACTACAACGGCACCGTCCGCACCTATCCGGACATCCGGCTCGTGCACTGGGCGGGTGGTAACCCGTTCCATCACCATCAGGACCTCAATCGTCTGCGTGAGGCCTTCTCCCGCCCGGACACCGTGGTGGTGCACGAGCCCTACTGGACCGCGACGGCTCGCCACGCCGACTTCGTGCTGCCGAGCACCGTCTCGCTGGAGAGAGAGGATTTCGGCGCCGGGCGGCGGGACACGCACCTCATCGCCATGCATCAGGCGGCCGAACCGTTCGCCCAGGCCCGGGACGACTACGCCATCCTGGCCGGGCTCGCCGCTCGGCTGGGCATCGAGGAGCGGTTCACCGAAGGCCGGTCGCCGCGCGCCTGGCTGGAGCAGCTGTACGAGTCGTGGCGGAAACCCCTTCGGGACAAGGGCATCGACGTGCCGTCCTTTGTGGACTTCTGGGCCGCGGG
Proteins encoded in this region:
- a CDS encoding molybdopterin-dependent oxidoreductase; translated protein: MSLRPSTSHWGAFSAAVDADGRVRVAPHPEDPSPSPLLGNLADTLRHPTRVAAPAIRRGWLERGPGPDPARGHEEFVEVGWDEALDLLAGEFRRVRDEHGNQAIFGGSYGWASAGRFHHAQSQLHRFLNAFGGFTSARNTYSNGTSTVVLPHIVGGSTEVLRNGSSWPTIVENTDLLVAFGGVPEKNVFVTPGGVTRHHTPGFLAQLGERGVEVALISPLRADVPATVKPRWYPIRPATDTALMLALAHTLATEGLHDREFLDRYCAGYDEFERYLLGVDDGVPKDAEWAAAITELPAADIVALARRMAAARTFVTVTWSLQRIEHGEQPVWAGIALAAMLGQIGLPGGGFGHGYGSMGDSGDIGPDFRVPYLSQGVNPVEEFIPVARIADMLLNPGTRYDYNGTVRTYPDIRLVHWAGGNPFHHHQDLNRLREAFSRPDTVVVHEPYWTATARHADFVLPSTVSLEREDFGAGRRDTHLIAMHQAAEPFAQARDDYAILAGLAARLGIEERFTEGRSPRAWLEQLYESWRKPLRDKGIDVPSFVDFWAAGEFRLPSENADRTLFADFRRDPLKHRLPTPSGKIEITSRRVHAFGYDDCPGHPAWLEPTEWLGGARAARFPLQLIANQPHTRLHSQLDGGAVSQAGKVAGREAIRLHPDDARQRGITDGEVVRVFNDRGSCLAGAVVTADLRPGVVQLPTGAWFDPVGSLCLHGNPNVLTADLPSSRLSQGCTGQHVLVEIERYGGTPPAVTVGRPPRIVRR